Proteins from one Juglans microcarpa x Juglans regia isolate MS1-56 chromosome 6S, Jm3101_v1.0, whole genome shotgun sequence genomic window:
- the LOC121236564 gene encoding uncharacterized protein LOC121236564 codes for MVSGEGSSVARGHSGISSCACGLRATQMDAGFGGLEDRRLGIIPVLMDKNLNKEAFKGTVTKVWNLEGSVWFNEVGHHRFLVEFQKDVDIERVLNGQPWTFDKHLICIQPFGKSTPPNEMIFNQEPFWIQLHGLPLAAMTVDGGEKIDFSLGEVVYVDVDGDGIGWEKYLRIRVNMDITKPIPRGKLIRVEGKQRWVEFKYERLPLFCFQCGVIKHAGREYAMERTRFNSVDTSQIQYGKWLRATTFNLMGSGDKRTEGRGIKSQYDGSGSGEGQSNGALINVSENQAIQNVTFDEDAHDQHFGSFNKIAIV; via the exons ATGGTGTCGGGAGAGGGCTCCTCGGTGGCGCGTGGCCACTCCGGAATTTCGTCCTGCGCGTGCGGGCTACGCGCCACTCAGATGGACGCCGGATTTGgaggtcttgaagatcggcggctgGGCATCATACCG GTTTTGATGGACAAGAACTTAAACAAGGAAGCTTTTAAAGGAACTGTGACCAAAGTTTGGAATCTTGAGGGTTCAGTCTGGTTTAATGAGGTGGGTCATCATAGATTCTTGGTTGAATTTCAAAAAGATGTGGATATTGAAAGAGTACTTAATGGTCAACCATGGACTTTTGATAAACACCTTATATGCATACAACCTTTTGGTAAAAGTACCCCTCCTAATGAGATGATCTTTAATCAAGAACCTTTTTGGATTCAACTACATGGCTTGCCTCTTGCAGCCATGACTGTGGATGGAGGagagaaaattgatttttcacTTGGGGAAGTGGTTTATGTGGATGTGGATGGGGATGGTATTGGGTGGGAAAAATATCTCAGGATAAGAGTCAATATGGATATTACAAAGCCTATTCCTCGTGGGAAATTAATTAGAGTAGAAGGCAAACAAAGATGGGTTGAATTTAAATACGAAAGATTGCCTTTATTCTGCTTTCAATGTGGGGTTATAAAACATGCTGGTCGTGAATACGCTATGGAAAGAACAAGATTTAATTCTGTAGATACTTCTCAAATTCAATATGGTAAATGGTTAAGGGCCACAACCTTTAATTTAATGGGAAGTGGAGATAAAAGAACAGAGGGAAGGGGTATTAAAAGTCAATACGATGGCTCAGGTAGTGGAGAGGGTCAAAGCAATGGGGCTTTAATCAATGTTTCAGAAAATCAGGCAATACAAAATGTGACTTTTGATGAAGATGCACATGACCAACATTTTGGAAGTTTCAACAAGATTGCAATAGtttaa